The Pecten maximus chromosome 14, xPecMax1.1, whole genome shotgun sequence genome includes a region encoding these proteins:
- the LOC117342250 gene encoding tyrosine-protein kinase SRK2-like isoform X4 — MGIKRFLCVSGATDLDSKKRKSEEWLTMARSTNRASLKEKLQEEFLSCKICLEPFIKPKALPCLHSFCEHCLRDYVRRHPGEKPGHFPCPMCRKDTPIPLGGICDFQDNFLLLSLSDTLDEDNNDDNTEHWNNITNSPSSGFLSVNQNHQVSPPRTLAPPTPQETFLRGLDWYFGKVSRHASEDWLLSPGYPKGTFLVRQGEAAPDTFTLSVRDCDELRGYLVKHYKIYTQRSNDLRGDDYYFITPKRMFSSLSDLVSHYSDSADGLCCKLAQTCPKPRSLLWAFERGKQDDYATARESILLIKKLGSGQFGEVWLGTWHSSRQVAIKMQKKDAVSTAAFLDEGQILKTLEHPNIIKLLGISNEAEPIYLITEYMLNGRLSMHLREGQGRDLGVTQLLWIATQIAEGMTYMEKEKFVHRNLGARNILVGDMNVVKIAGFGMTKLVDDPDFNFRRGLKMAIKWMAPEVLMCNKYSTKADVWSFGIVLIEIFSYGKEPYEGLGSKEAFDNVQHGYRIPRPEACPPAVYDVILQCWNANPPSRPSFDFLNTFLHDAQSS; from the exons AATGGCTAACTATGGCGAGATCTACAAATCGAGCAAGCTTAAAAGAAAAACTTCAAGAAGAGTTTCTGTCGTGCAAAATTTGCCTGGAGCCTTTTATTAAGCCGAAGGCTCTGCCTTGCCTGCATAGTTTCTGTGAGCACTGTCTGAGGGATTATGTTCGCCGGCATCCGGGGGAGAAGCCGGGACACTTTCCCTGTCCCATGTGCCGTAAGGACACACCTATACCTCTTGGAGGAATCTGTGACTTTCAGGATAACTTCCTGTTGTTAAGTTTGTCAGATACACTTGATGAAGACAACAATGATGATAATACCGAACACTGGAACAACATAACTAATTCGCCATCAAGTGGATTTTTAAGTGTTAATCAGAACCACCAGGTGTCACCACCAAGGACATTAGCGCCACCTACCCCACAGGAAACATTTCTTAGGGGGCTAGA TTGGTATTTTGGTAAAGTTAGTCGACATGCATCCGAGGACTGGCTTCTCTCCCCTGGGTACCCCAAAGGAACATTCCTTGTCAGACAAGGCGAAGCTGCCCCTG aCACCTTTACCCTTTCTGTACGTGACTGTGATGAACTCCGTGGCTATTTAGTCAAACATTACAAAATCTACACCCAGAGGTCAAACGATCTCCGGGGCGACGATTATTACTTTATTACACCCAAGAGAATGTTTAGTTCACTGAGTGACCTTGTCAGTCATTACTCGG ACTCGGCAGATGGGTTATGTTGTAAACTCGCTCAAACCTGCCCGAAACCCAGATCACTCCTTTGGGCATTCGAAAGGGGGAAACAAGATGACTATGCTACAGCACGGGAATCCATTTTACTAATAAAAAAGTTAGGGAGTGGCCAGTTTGGTGAAGTATGGCTAG GTACGTGGCATAGTAGTAGACAGGTGGCAATCAAGATGCAGAAAAAAGATGCTGTTTCAACGGCTGCCTTTCTGGACGAGGGACAGATCCTGAAGACGCTTGAGCACCCCAACATCATTAAACTTCTAGGAATCTCAAATGAGGCTGAGCCTATATACCTTATCACGGAGTACATGTTGAATGGTCGCCTGTCAATGCACCTACGAGAGGGACAAGGTCGTGACCTTGGCGTCACACAGCTTCTGTGGATAGCCACACAG ATTGCTGAAGGCATGACGTACATGGAGAAGGAGAAGTTTGTCCACCGTAATCTCGGCGCCAGGAACATTTTAGTGGGAGATATGAATGTGGTGAAAATCGCTGGCTTTGGGATGACCAAACTGGTGGATGATCCTGACTTCAACTTCAGGAGAG GGCTGAAAATGGCCATTAAATGGATGGCACCTGAGGTCCTCATGTGTAACAAGTACAGTACGAAAGCTGATGTGTGGTCTTTTGGAATAGTGCTAATTGAAATATTCTCATACGGCAAGGAGCCATATGAAG GTTTAGGAAGTAAGGAGGCGTTTGACAATGTGCAACACGGTTATCGAATACCTCGTCCGGAAGCATGCCCCCCAgcagtctatgacgtcatattacagtGTTGGAATGCAAACCCCCCTTCACGACCTTCATTTGACTTTTTGAACACTTTTTTACACGACGCACAATCCTCATGA
- the LOC117342250 gene encoding tyrosine-protein kinase SRK2-like isoform X5, translated as MDEDTVEISCCQEWLTMARSTNRASLKEKLQEEFLSCKICLEPFIKPKALPCLHSFCEHCLRDYVRRHPGEKPGHFPCPMCRKDTPIPLGGICDFQDNFLLLSLSDTLDEDNNDDNTEHWNNITNSPSSGFLSVNQNHQVSPPRTLAPPTPQETFLRGLDWYFGKVSRHASEDWLLSPGYPKGTFLVRQGEAAPDTFTLSVRDCDELRGYLVKHYKIYTQRSNDLRGDDYYFITPKRMFSSLSDLVSHYSDSADGLCCKLAQTCPKPRSLLWAFERGKQDDYATARESILLIKKLGSGQFGEVWLGTWHSSRQVAIKMQKKDAVSTAAFLDEGQILKTLEHPNIIKLLGISNEAEPIYLITEYMLNGRLSMHLREGQGRDLGVTQLLWIATQIAEGMTYMEKEKFVHRNLGARNILVGDMNVVKIAGFGMTKLVDDPDFNFRRGLKMAIKWMAPEVLMCNKYSTKADVWSFGIVLIEIFSYGKEPYEGLGSKEAFDNVQHGYRIPRPEACPPAVYDVILQCWNANPPSRPSFDFLNTFLHDAQSS; from the exons ATGGATGAGGATACTGTGGAAATTTCCTGTTGCCAAG AATGGCTAACTATGGCGAGATCTACAAATCGAGCAAGCTTAAAAGAAAAACTTCAAGAAGAGTTTCTGTCGTGCAAAATTTGCCTGGAGCCTTTTATTAAGCCGAAGGCTCTGCCTTGCCTGCATAGTTTCTGTGAGCACTGTCTGAGGGATTATGTTCGCCGGCATCCGGGGGAGAAGCCGGGACACTTTCCCTGTCCCATGTGCCGTAAGGACACACCTATACCTCTTGGAGGAATCTGTGACTTTCAGGATAACTTCCTGTTGTTAAGTTTGTCAGATACACTTGATGAAGACAACAATGATGATAATACCGAACACTGGAACAACATAACTAATTCGCCATCAAGTGGATTTTTAAGTGTTAATCAGAACCACCAGGTGTCACCACCAAGGACATTAGCGCCACCTACCCCACAGGAAACATTTCTTAGGGGGCTAGA TTGGTATTTTGGTAAAGTTAGTCGACATGCATCCGAGGACTGGCTTCTCTCCCCTGGGTACCCCAAAGGAACATTCCTTGTCAGACAAGGCGAAGCTGCCCCTG aCACCTTTACCCTTTCTGTACGTGACTGTGATGAACTCCGTGGCTATTTAGTCAAACATTACAAAATCTACACCCAGAGGTCAAACGATCTCCGGGGCGACGATTATTACTTTATTACACCCAAGAGAATGTTTAGTTCACTGAGTGACCTTGTCAGTCATTACTCGG ACTCGGCAGATGGGTTATGTTGTAAACTCGCTCAAACCTGCCCGAAACCCAGATCACTCCTTTGGGCATTCGAAAGGGGGAAACAAGATGACTATGCTACAGCACGGGAATCCATTTTACTAATAAAAAAGTTAGGGAGTGGCCAGTTTGGTGAAGTATGGCTAG GTACGTGGCATAGTAGTAGACAGGTGGCAATCAAGATGCAGAAAAAAGATGCTGTTTCAACGGCTGCCTTTCTGGACGAGGGACAGATCCTGAAGACGCTTGAGCACCCCAACATCATTAAACTTCTAGGAATCTCAAATGAGGCTGAGCCTATATACCTTATCACGGAGTACATGTTGAATGGTCGCCTGTCAATGCACCTACGAGAGGGACAAGGTCGTGACCTTGGCGTCACACAGCTTCTGTGGATAGCCACACAG ATTGCTGAAGGCATGACGTACATGGAGAAGGAGAAGTTTGTCCACCGTAATCTCGGCGCCAGGAACATTTTAGTGGGAGATATGAATGTGGTGAAAATCGCTGGCTTTGGGATGACCAAACTGGTGGATGATCCTGACTTCAACTTCAGGAGAG GGCTGAAAATGGCCATTAAATGGATGGCACCTGAGGTCCTCATGTGTAACAAGTACAGTACGAAAGCTGATGTGTGGTCTTTTGGAATAGTGCTAATTGAAATATTCTCATACGGCAAGGAGCCATATGAAG GTTTAGGAAGTAAGGAGGCGTTTGACAATGTGCAACACGGTTATCGAATACCTCGTCCGGAAGCATGCCCCCCAgcagtctatgacgtcatattacagtGTTGGAATGCAAACCCCCCTTCACGACCTTCATTTGACTTTTTGAACACTTTTTTACACGACGCACAATCCTCATGA
- the LOC117342250 gene encoding tyrosine-protein kinase SRK2-like isoform X6 has product MARSTNRASLKEKLQEEFLSCKICLEPFIKPKALPCLHSFCEHCLRDYVRRHPGEKPGHFPCPMCRKDTPIPLGGICDFQDNFLLLSLSDTLDEDNNDDNTEHWNNITNSPSSGFLSVNQNHQVSPPRTLAPPTPQETFLRGLDWYFGKVSRHASEDWLLSPGYPKGTFLVRQGEAAPDTFTLSVRDCDELRGYLVKHYKIYTQRSNDLRGDDYYFITPKRMFSSLSDLVSHYSDSADGLCCKLAQTCPKPRSLLWAFERGKQDDYATARESILLIKKLGSGQFGEVWLGTWHSSRQVAIKMQKKDAVSTAAFLDEGQILKTLEHPNIIKLLGISNEAEPIYLITEYMLNGRLSMHLREGQGRDLGVTQLLWIATQIAEGMTYMEKEKFVHRNLGARNILVGDMNVVKIAGFGMTKLVDDPDFNFRRGLKMAIKWMAPEVLMCNKYSTKADVWSFGIVLIEIFSYGKEPYEGLGSKEAFDNVQHGYRIPRPEACPPAVYDVILQCWNANPPSRPSFDFLNTFLHDAQSS; this is encoded by the exons ATGGCGAGATCTACAAATCGAGCAAGCTTAAAAGAAAAACTTCAAGAAGAGTTTCTGTCGTGCAAAATTTGCCTGGAGCCTTTTATTAAGCCGAAGGCTCTGCCTTGCCTGCATAGTTTCTGTGAGCACTGTCTGAGGGATTATGTTCGCCGGCATCCGGGGGAGAAGCCGGGACACTTTCCCTGTCCCATGTGCCGTAAGGACACACCTATACCTCTTGGAGGAATCTGTGACTTTCAGGATAACTTCCTGTTGTTAAGTTTGTCAGATACACTTGATGAAGACAACAATGATGATAATACCGAACACTGGAACAACATAACTAATTCGCCATCAAGTGGATTTTTAAGTGTTAATCAGAACCACCAGGTGTCACCACCAAGGACATTAGCGCCACCTACCCCACAGGAAACATTTCTTAGGGGGCTAGA TTGGTATTTTGGTAAAGTTAGTCGACATGCATCCGAGGACTGGCTTCTCTCCCCTGGGTACCCCAAAGGAACATTCCTTGTCAGACAAGGCGAAGCTGCCCCTG aCACCTTTACCCTTTCTGTACGTGACTGTGATGAACTCCGTGGCTATTTAGTCAAACATTACAAAATCTACACCCAGAGGTCAAACGATCTCCGGGGCGACGATTATTACTTTATTACACCCAAGAGAATGTTTAGTTCACTGAGTGACCTTGTCAGTCATTACTCGG ACTCGGCAGATGGGTTATGTTGTAAACTCGCTCAAACCTGCCCGAAACCCAGATCACTCCTTTGGGCATTCGAAAGGGGGAAACAAGATGACTATGCTACAGCACGGGAATCCATTTTACTAATAAAAAAGTTAGGGAGTGGCCAGTTTGGTGAAGTATGGCTAG GTACGTGGCATAGTAGTAGACAGGTGGCAATCAAGATGCAGAAAAAAGATGCTGTTTCAACGGCTGCCTTTCTGGACGAGGGACAGATCCTGAAGACGCTTGAGCACCCCAACATCATTAAACTTCTAGGAATCTCAAATGAGGCTGAGCCTATATACCTTATCACGGAGTACATGTTGAATGGTCGCCTGTCAATGCACCTACGAGAGGGACAAGGTCGTGACCTTGGCGTCACACAGCTTCTGTGGATAGCCACACAG ATTGCTGAAGGCATGACGTACATGGAGAAGGAGAAGTTTGTCCACCGTAATCTCGGCGCCAGGAACATTTTAGTGGGAGATATGAATGTGGTGAAAATCGCTGGCTTTGGGATGACCAAACTGGTGGATGATCCTGACTTCAACTTCAGGAGAG GGCTGAAAATGGCCATTAAATGGATGGCACCTGAGGTCCTCATGTGTAACAAGTACAGTACGAAAGCTGATGTGTGGTCTTTTGGAATAGTGCTAATTGAAATATTCTCATACGGCAAGGAGCCATATGAAG GTTTAGGAAGTAAGGAGGCGTTTGACAATGTGCAACACGGTTATCGAATACCTCGTCCGGAAGCATGCCCCCCAgcagtctatgacgtcatattacagtGTTGGAATGCAAACCCCCCTTCACGACCTTCATTTGACTTTTTGAACACTTTTTTACACGACGCACAATCCTCATGA
- the LOC117342250 gene encoding tyrosine-protein kinase SRK2-like isoform X3 yields MRVFAAFTSVPGNMNNFRSEKRRPNSCSEWLTMARSTNRASLKEKLQEEFLSCKICLEPFIKPKALPCLHSFCEHCLRDYVRRHPGEKPGHFPCPMCRKDTPIPLGGICDFQDNFLLLSLSDTLDEDNNDDNTEHWNNITNSPSSGFLSVNQNHQVSPPRTLAPPTPQETFLRGLDWYFGKVSRHASEDWLLSPGYPKGTFLVRQGEAAPDTFTLSVRDCDELRGYLVKHYKIYTQRSNDLRGDDYYFITPKRMFSSLSDLVSHYSDSADGLCCKLAQTCPKPRSLLWAFERGKQDDYATARESILLIKKLGSGQFGEVWLGTWHSSRQVAIKMQKKDAVSTAAFLDEGQILKTLEHPNIIKLLGISNEAEPIYLITEYMLNGRLSMHLREGQGRDLGVTQLLWIATQIAEGMTYMEKEKFVHRNLGARNILVGDMNVVKIAGFGMTKLVDDPDFNFRRGLKMAIKWMAPEVLMCNKYSTKADVWSFGIVLIEIFSYGKEPYEGLGSKEAFDNVQHGYRIPRPEACPPAVYDVILQCWNANPPSRPSFDFLNTFLHDAQSS; encoded by the exons AATGGCTAACTATGGCGAGATCTACAAATCGAGCAAGCTTAAAAGAAAAACTTCAAGAAGAGTTTCTGTCGTGCAAAATTTGCCTGGAGCCTTTTATTAAGCCGAAGGCTCTGCCTTGCCTGCATAGTTTCTGTGAGCACTGTCTGAGGGATTATGTTCGCCGGCATCCGGGGGAGAAGCCGGGACACTTTCCCTGTCCCATGTGCCGTAAGGACACACCTATACCTCTTGGAGGAATCTGTGACTTTCAGGATAACTTCCTGTTGTTAAGTTTGTCAGATACACTTGATGAAGACAACAATGATGATAATACCGAACACTGGAACAACATAACTAATTCGCCATCAAGTGGATTTTTAAGTGTTAATCAGAACCACCAGGTGTCACCACCAAGGACATTAGCGCCACCTACCCCACAGGAAACATTTCTTAGGGGGCTAGA TTGGTATTTTGGTAAAGTTAGTCGACATGCATCCGAGGACTGGCTTCTCTCCCCTGGGTACCCCAAAGGAACATTCCTTGTCAGACAAGGCGAAGCTGCCCCTG aCACCTTTACCCTTTCTGTACGTGACTGTGATGAACTCCGTGGCTATTTAGTCAAACATTACAAAATCTACACCCAGAGGTCAAACGATCTCCGGGGCGACGATTATTACTTTATTACACCCAAGAGAATGTTTAGTTCACTGAGTGACCTTGTCAGTCATTACTCGG ACTCGGCAGATGGGTTATGTTGTAAACTCGCTCAAACCTGCCCGAAACCCAGATCACTCCTTTGGGCATTCGAAAGGGGGAAACAAGATGACTATGCTACAGCACGGGAATCCATTTTACTAATAAAAAAGTTAGGGAGTGGCCAGTTTGGTGAAGTATGGCTAG GTACGTGGCATAGTAGTAGACAGGTGGCAATCAAGATGCAGAAAAAAGATGCTGTTTCAACGGCTGCCTTTCTGGACGAGGGACAGATCCTGAAGACGCTTGAGCACCCCAACATCATTAAACTTCTAGGAATCTCAAATGAGGCTGAGCCTATATACCTTATCACGGAGTACATGTTGAATGGTCGCCTGTCAATGCACCTACGAGAGGGACAAGGTCGTGACCTTGGCGTCACACAGCTTCTGTGGATAGCCACACAG ATTGCTGAAGGCATGACGTACATGGAGAAGGAGAAGTTTGTCCACCGTAATCTCGGCGCCAGGAACATTTTAGTGGGAGATATGAATGTGGTGAAAATCGCTGGCTTTGGGATGACCAAACTGGTGGATGATCCTGACTTCAACTTCAGGAGAG GGCTGAAAATGGCCATTAAATGGATGGCACCTGAGGTCCTCATGTGTAACAAGTACAGTACGAAAGCTGATGTGTGGTCTTTTGGAATAGTGCTAATTGAAATATTCTCATACGGCAAGGAGCCATATGAAG GTTTAGGAAGTAAGGAGGCGTTTGACAATGTGCAACACGGTTATCGAATACCTCGTCCGGAAGCATGCCCCCCAgcagtctatgacgtcatattacagtGTTGGAATGCAAACCCCCCTTCACGACCTTCATTTGACTTTTTGAACACTTTTTTACACGACGCACAATCCTCATGA
- the LOC117342250 gene encoding tyrosine-protein kinase SRK2-like isoform X2 yields MFSKNRTFPSCGSIASMCGDKKRPNSMRVFAAFTSVPGNMNNFRSEKRRPNSCSEWLTMARSTNRASLKEKLQEEFLSCKICLEPFIKPKALPCLHSFCEHCLRDYVRRHPGEKPGHFPCPMCRKDTPIPLGGICDFQDNFLLLSLSDTLDEDNNDDNTEHWNNITNSPSSGFLSVNQNHQVSPPRTLAPPTPQETFLRGLDWYFGKVSRHASEDWLLSPGYPKGTFLVRQGEAAPDTFTLSVRDCDELRGYLVKHYKIYTQRSNDLRGDDYYFITPKRMFSSLSDLVSHYSDSADGLCCKLAQTCPKPRSLLWAFERGKQDDYATARESILLIKKLGSGQFGEVWLGTWHSSRQVAIKMQKKDAVSTAAFLDEGQILKTLEHPNIIKLLGISNEAEPIYLITEYMLNGRLSMHLREGQGRDLGVTQLLWIATQIAEGMTYMEKEKFVHRNLGARNILVGDMNVVKIAGFGMTKLVDDPDFNFRRGLKMAIKWMAPEVLMCNKYSTKADVWSFGIVLIEIFSYGKEPYEGLGSKEAFDNVQHGYRIPRPEACPPAVYDVILQCWNANPPSRPSFDFLNTFLHDAQSS; encoded by the exons AATGGCTAACTATGGCGAGATCTACAAATCGAGCAAGCTTAAAAGAAAAACTTCAAGAAGAGTTTCTGTCGTGCAAAATTTGCCTGGAGCCTTTTATTAAGCCGAAGGCTCTGCCTTGCCTGCATAGTTTCTGTGAGCACTGTCTGAGGGATTATGTTCGCCGGCATCCGGGGGAGAAGCCGGGACACTTTCCCTGTCCCATGTGCCGTAAGGACACACCTATACCTCTTGGAGGAATCTGTGACTTTCAGGATAACTTCCTGTTGTTAAGTTTGTCAGATACACTTGATGAAGACAACAATGATGATAATACCGAACACTGGAACAACATAACTAATTCGCCATCAAGTGGATTTTTAAGTGTTAATCAGAACCACCAGGTGTCACCACCAAGGACATTAGCGCCACCTACCCCACAGGAAACATTTCTTAGGGGGCTAGA TTGGTATTTTGGTAAAGTTAGTCGACATGCATCCGAGGACTGGCTTCTCTCCCCTGGGTACCCCAAAGGAACATTCCTTGTCAGACAAGGCGAAGCTGCCCCTG aCACCTTTACCCTTTCTGTACGTGACTGTGATGAACTCCGTGGCTATTTAGTCAAACATTACAAAATCTACACCCAGAGGTCAAACGATCTCCGGGGCGACGATTATTACTTTATTACACCCAAGAGAATGTTTAGTTCACTGAGTGACCTTGTCAGTCATTACTCGG ACTCGGCAGATGGGTTATGTTGTAAACTCGCTCAAACCTGCCCGAAACCCAGATCACTCCTTTGGGCATTCGAAAGGGGGAAACAAGATGACTATGCTACAGCACGGGAATCCATTTTACTAATAAAAAAGTTAGGGAGTGGCCAGTTTGGTGAAGTATGGCTAG GTACGTGGCATAGTAGTAGACAGGTGGCAATCAAGATGCAGAAAAAAGATGCTGTTTCAACGGCTGCCTTTCTGGACGAGGGACAGATCCTGAAGACGCTTGAGCACCCCAACATCATTAAACTTCTAGGAATCTCAAATGAGGCTGAGCCTATATACCTTATCACGGAGTACATGTTGAATGGTCGCCTGTCAATGCACCTACGAGAGGGACAAGGTCGTGACCTTGGCGTCACACAGCTTCTGTGGATAGCCACACAG ATTGCTGAAGGCATGACGTACATGGAGAAGGAGAAGTTTGTCCACCGTAATCTCGGCGCCAGGAACATTTTAGTGGGAGATATGAATGTGGTGAAAATCGCTGGCTTTGGGATGACCAAACTGGTGGATGATCCTGACTTCAACTTCAGGAGAG GGCTGAAAATGGCCATTAAATGGATGGCACCTGAGGTCCTCATGTGTAACAAGTACAGTACGAAAGCTGATGTGTGGTCTTTTGGAATAGTGCTAATTGAAATATTCTCATACGGCAAGGAGCCATATGAAG GTTTAGGAAGTAAGGAGGCGTTTGACAATGTGCAACACGGTTATCGAATACCTCGTCCGGAAGCATGCCCCCCAgcagtctatgacgtcatattacagtGTTGGAATGCAAACCCCCCTTCACGACCTTCATTTGACTTTTTGAACACTTTTTTACACGACGCACAATCCTCATGA
- the LOC117342250 gene encoding tyrosine-protein kinase SRK2-like isoform X1 — protein sequence MEKKKSFSGPKRAIKSMRGFFSGSKNYTGFEFVCPSASKGQEDNTDMCWFAAEGALSDLTKVTSLSQVSSLCTLPKGNIKKKKKSLIPEWLTMARSTNRASLKEKLQEEFLSCKICLEPFIKPKALPCLHSFCEHCLRDYVRRHPGEKPGHFPCPMCRKDTPIPLGGICDFQDNFLLLSLSDTLDEDNNDDNTEHWNNITNSPSSGFLSVNQNHQVSPPRTLAPPTPQETFLRGLDWYFGKVSRHASEDWLLSPGYPKGTFLVRQGEAAPDTFTLSVRDCDELRGYLVKHYKIYTQRSNDLRGDDYYFITPKRMFSSLSDLVSHYSDSADGLCCKLAQTCPKPRSLLWAFERGKQDDYATARESILLIKKLGSGQFGEVWLGTWHSSRQVAIKMQKKDAVSTAAFLDEGQILKTLEHPNIIKLLGISNEAEPIYLITEYMLNGRLSMHLREGQGRDLGVTQLLWIATQIAEGMTYMEKEKFVHRNLGARNILVGDMNVVKIAGFGMTKLVDDPDFNFRRGLKMAIKWMAPEVLMCNKYSTKADVWSFGIVLIEIFSYGKEPYEGLGSKEAFDNVQHGYRIPRPEACPPAVYDVILQCWNANPPSRPSFDFLNTFLHDAQSS from the exons ATGGAGAAAAAGAAATCTTTCAGTGGGCCTAAAAGGGCTATAAAATCGATGCGAGGGTTCTTTTCCGGGAGTAAGAATTACACAGGGTTCGAGTTTGTGTGTCCGAGTGCTTCTAAAGGACAAGAAGACAATACAGACATGTGTTGGTTTGCGGCCGAAGGTGCCCTTTCTGACCTTACAAAGGTTACCTCCCTTTCTCAGGTGTCTTCACTTTGTACCCTACCGAAGGGTAACAtcaaaaagaagaagaaatccCTGATACCAG AATGGCTAACTATGGCGAGATCTACAAATCGAGCAAGCTTAAAAGAAAAACTTCAAGAAGAGTTTCTGTCGTGCAAAATTTGCCTGGAGCCTTTTATTAAGCCGAAGGCTCTGCCTTGCCTGCATAGTTTCTGTGAGCACTGTCTGAGGGATTATGTTCGCCGGCATCCGGGGGAGAAGCCGGGACACTTTCCCTGTCCCATGTGCCGTAAGGACACACCTATACCTCTTGGAGGAATCTGTGACTTTCAGGATAACTTCCTGTTGTTAAGTTTGTCAGATACACTTGATGAAGACAACAATGATGATAATACCGAACACTGGAACAACATAACTAATTCGCCATCAAGTGGATTTTTAAGTGTTAATCAGAACCACCAGGTGTCACCACCAAGGACATTAGCGCCACCTACCCCACAGGAAACATTTCTTAGGGGGCTAGA TTGGTATTTTGGTAAAGTTAGTCGACATGCATCCGAGGACTGGCTTCTCTCCCCTGGGTACCCCAAAGGAACATTCCTTGTCAGACAAGGCGAAGCTGCCCCTG aCACCTTTACCCTTTCTGTACGTGACTGTGATGAACTCCGTGGCTATTTAGTCAAACATTACAAAATCTACACCCAGAGGTCAAACGATCTCCGGGGCGACGATTATTACTTTATTACACCCAAGAGAATGTTTAGTTCACTGAGTGACCTTGTCAGTCATTACTCGG ACTCGGCAGATGGGTTATGTTGTAAACTCGCTCAAACCTGCCCGAAACCCAGATCACTCCTTTGGGCATTCGAAAGGGGGAAACAAGATGACTATGCTACAGCACGGGAATCCATTTTACTAATAAAAAAGTTAGGGAGTGGCCAGTTTGGTGAAGTATGGCTAG GTACGTGGCATAGTAGTAGACAGGTGGCAATCAAGATGCAGAAAAAAGATGCTGTTTCAACGGCTGCCTTTCTGGACGAGGGACAGATCCTGAAGACGCTTGAGCACCCCAACATCATTAAACTTCTAGGAATCTCAAATGAGGCTGAGCCTATATACCTTATCACGGAGTACATGTTGAATGGTCGCCTGTCAATGCACCTACGAGAGGGACAAGGTCGTGACCTTGGCGTCACACAGCTTCTGTGGATAGCCACACAG ATTGCTGAAGGCATGACGTACATGGAGAAGGAGAAGTTTGTCCACCGTAATCTCGGCGCCAGGAACATTTTAGTGGGAGATATGAATGTGGTGAAAATCGCTGGCTTTGGGATGACCAAACTGGTGGATGATCCTGACTTCAACTTCAGGAGAG GGCTGAAAATGGCCATTAAATGGATGGCACCTGAGGTCCTCATGTGTAACAAGTACAGTACGAAAGCTGATGTGTGGTCTTTTGGAATAGTGCTAATTGAAATATTCTCATACGGCAAGGAGCCATATGAAG GTTTAGGAAGTAAGGAGGCGTTTGACAATGTGCAACACGGTTATCGAATACCTCGTCCGGAAGCATGCCCCCCAgcagtctatgacgtcatattacagtGTTGGAATGCAAACCCCCCTTCACGACCTTCATTTGACTTTTTGAACACTTTTTTACACGACGCACAATCCTCATGA